CATTTCTTTACGCACCATTTGCTTTTTATTTTCCTCACTGAAAATAGTATCCTTTAATGCCATTGCTTTTTTATAATGCTCTAATGCGAGCTGGTAGCGGTTGGTTTTGGTGTAGAGGTCGGTGAGCGATTCTTCTGTTATCCTTTCTTCATTCAATTCGCCTGTTTCCTGATTCAACTTTAATGCATCCAATAAATATTTTTCTGCTGCTGAGTATTTTTTTGTATCAGTGTATAACTCTCCTATGTTGCCGAGAGCGGATGCAATTCCATTTTTATCTCCGAGTTCTTCCGATATTTTCAACGCCTTTAAATAATATTCCAATTCCTTATCTATCAATTCTTCTCTTTTGGCTTGTGATGGTTCGACTCCGCTCACCACATCCTTTTTAATTTTGCTTTGGTCAGCATATACATTTGCGATATTGCCGAGAGTGTTTGCCTGCAATTGTTTGTCTCCGAGTTCTTCCGCTATTTTCAATGTTTTGAAATCATAGTTCAATGCTTCTGAGTAATCGCCTTGTCTATAATAAACAAGTCCGATGTTGCCAAGGGTTTTTGCAATATCTCCTTTATTGCCGAGTTCTTCTTTCATTTTCAATGCCCTGAAGTAATAGTCGAGCGTTTTGGGATAATCGCCTTGTCTGTAATAGACCCCTCCGAGATTGGCGAGGCGTTTTGCCATTCCGCTTTTGTCTTTAAGTTCTTCATCTATTTTCAATGCCTTCAGGTAAGCGTCAAGCGCTTTTGGATAATCGCCTTCATGCATATAAATATTTCCGTTGTTGTTATTTGCTTTCGCAATTCCTTTTTTGAAATTCAGTTTGAGCGCCAGTTTCAATGCTTCCTTACCGTAGTTTAATCCATCTGCATAGTTGCCAATCTTTCTATATTCATCGCCAATTTTATTCAAGTGATTTACTTTATTCGTATCCTCTTTGTCTTTTTTGAGCAGGGAGAGGAGGGAATCGGTTTTCGCATTCTGCGAAATGGATAATGTAGAATGGATAATGGATAATGTGAATACAAGCA
The Bacteroidota bacterium genome window above contains:
- a CDS encoding tetratricopeptide repeat protein; translation: MLITKGLKPFLKNKFCSIIPDINVGATFSVRKVFFLLTFVPIAIGNTLSILRLLVFTLSIIHSTLSISQNAKTDSLLSLLKKDKEDTNKVNHLNKIGDEYRKIGNYADGLNYGKEALKLALKLNFKKGIAKANNNNGNIYMHEGDYPKALDAYLKALKIDEELKDKSGMAKRLANLGGVYYRQGDYPKTLDYYFRALKMKEELGNKGDIAKTLGNIGLVYYRQGDYSEALNYDFKTLKIAEELGDKQLQANTLGNIANVYADQSKIKKDVVSGVEPSQAKREELIDKELEYYLKALKISEELGDKNGIASALGNIGELYTDTKKYSAAEKYLLDALKLNQETGELNEERITEESLTDLYTKTNRYQLALEHYKKAMALKDTIFSEENKKQMVRKEMNYEFEKKEAATKAEQEKKDAVAAAEARKQKIILLFVVGGLLLVVAFAAFILRAYTQIKKKNILISEQKKKIEEKQEEILASIRYAARIQKCMMPTEKWIAKEIARLKAKMPK